Below is a genomic region from Anas platyrhynchos isolate ZD024472 breed Pekin duck chromosome 4, IASCAAS_PekinDuck_T2T, whole genome shotgun sequence.
GTTTCTTGGCTGAGCTGCAATGCAGACATTGTAATGAATTATCAGAAGGCACAACACAGTGAGATTAATTTACAGACatcaaaaacagtaaaaaacactcctagtggaaaaaaaaaaaaaaaagagttattttcttttttgtttctttttagttGATTGTAGGTTTAAGTTGCACTAGTGGGAAGTCACTTGCAACTATTCTACACTAAGGTTCTCTGGATAGCTGTTGCATGCAATTTATCTCTGAGGAGATGCATCCATCCACAGCCATGAGGGAAGCTTGTCCTAGTGGTCAGCCTGACCAGCAAGGCAGTGCTGAGCAGTGCTCTCATATTACTTCCGAGGCTCTCCCTCCAGAAAGCCCAAACATTGCCTGTGGCATTGTGGAGCTGAACACAAGCTCGAGGAATCCAAGACCAACATACTCATTGGAAATACGGGATGGATAACATTTAGTGTGGTTGTTTGCTTTAAATTACAGAGATATATCCAGTAAGCCTTGTTCCTGCCTTGTCCAAAGATTGACTAATTCTAGTCCGTCCTTATTCCCAGCCTTGCATTTCTCAAATGGCTCTCGGAGACGGAGTGCCAAACATTGCCCTCACATTGGTGTTTCTACCGGAGAAAACGCCCTTTGGTGGAATAATTCCAGTTAGTAGGTAATCCTGACAGCTACCTGTGCAGAATCCTGTTAATTATCATCTTCACCCATTTTGCCTGGGGATCTAAACAGATTTGCTGGCTGTTCTTCAGTGTTGCTCTGCAATGGAATGAACATTTCACTTTAATTAATGTTAGCACCAGAGGAGGCAAGCGGAGGACACAGAGATGGCTGAAGGTTTCAAGCTTAAGGGCTGCCAACTCTTCAGCATTTACAAGCTGTGCCTTCCATCGCCTGCTGGATGCATTTACTTACATGATTTCCACAGCCTTGCAGTGGGGGCCCTTGGGAATGATTTCCACATTGGCCAGGTGCTTCGGCAGCATTAATCGCCTGACGTTCCGGATGCAGTGACATCGCAGCTCCGCTGCCAGCATCATCTCtgtgaggaaaggaaagggaagctcATAATGTCTGCAGACTTTGCACAGGTAACAATGAATAAGCTCCTGTTGCTGCCACAATTCTCTTGGCATCTCACAATATTAAGGACAGTGAAAGGCTACTGAAAGTTTGGGGGCCCTGTCTTAGGAGTGGAAGAAGAAGCTAGCCAAAGAGGTCGAAGGCTGCTCTCCATGAATACAGCCTGGAGGTGAAACCTGTTTGGGctaaatttctgtgttggcacctgGTGTGAGAGAGCCACAAATACATTTAGCTTAGAAGCTTGACCTCAGAATCAGGCTGCAGAGGAAGCCATGCAGTGTAAGTACTAGGAGCAAGAAATCTATCTGGCTTTGGGATGAAGTTTAATTGAATTGTGCCACATTCCCTACAGCTCCCAAGTCCATGGATCTGCTGTTGCCTGACAGTCCTTCCAGTCCCACATTTCCCTAGCAAATCAAGAACAATGTTAGCCCAGCTTTAAAGATTGGGCACAGAAAGGTGATGGAGTTTCCCAAGATCACAAGCCATAAAGCCCAGAGCTCTCCCAGCTCCACTCTCTGCAGACACTGGGATATGTTCCTGTTTTCAGGTCAGACAGCACAGGGTTAAAGTGTACAACCACAGCTCtcacatttcttcatttttcctgctAAGGCAAGCTAGAGCTGCAGCCTGCAATTCCTGACACTTGAACTGTGGAATCTAGTTGAAAGGGAAGTTCAGCACTTTTCAGGGCAGCATCAACAAGCAGCAAAGATAAGCTTCAGATAAACAGATGGTGGGGGAAGGACAGACTCTTACTGAGATGAGCAGGGCCACAGAAGCTCAAATCCCATTCAGTTCACCAGTTGTCTGTGGATAGTATTTACATCCTTAATACCATCCAGCTCTGCCCTTTACCTCACCCTGTGCTACTTCTTGTACCTTGATAAGATCATCCACCTATTTCCCTTCTTCACTTATCTTCTGGCCAGCTGAATCCTCCAGTGGTTCTTTTGGCTGACCAATACCTTCCTCCCTGCctgacagaaagcagaaacaaaggCACTTGAAAGTCAAACACCAGGCAGCACAGAGCATTACTGCATAGCAGCAgcaccttttcttcttcaggctcAACAGAAAAAAGTTTCCAAAGGTGGTGCCAGAGCCTCACCATGGATGTTTATGATGATACTGGTGTCCTGTTAACCAGTTGTCCAGCCTGGAGATTGGTCACAGCTTATCCAGCTCTGTTCTGGCCCAGGAGGGACTGCACATGTGTGCCATCCCAACGTGAAGCCAGGATTCATGGACCTCCGTGGTGCTGAGGCTTGGGAGCATTCCAGACCCCTAAACTTGGCAAACTTTCTGCCCACAAAATACTCTCTGGACTATCCCAGCagactttgcttttgtttaccCTCATGTTTCTCTGGGAAGAGCTTTTACAGATTGGTGGtgattagaaataaattaactCAAATTAAGTTGAATATTCTGGGCTTTAAACTCAGGGGTTGTTATTATAAAAACAACGTGAAAAGTCATAGTGATGAAACATGCTGCAGTTACCACAGGCTATAATTCCTCAAGCCTTGGTTCTAATCTCATTTTTCTCAGAATATTTAAGGGACAAGTTTTCAATGTTAGTGAATCTGCAATAGCATAAAAATAATAGGAGACAAGAAATAGGCTCACTCTGACAGTTTGTGGATATCTTTATCTTGACCTGCTACCTTGAAGACAGTGTGAGTTTGGAAGTCCTACATACCTTGAAAATACTCTTTAGTTCAACCATATTGCAGAAGAATTGAAATATAAAGGAAGATAAATTCAAATTTCTTACCAGGAAAGTTGCCCATAAAAGCAAGAATCAGGAGGGAGATTGCAATCTTGGTATCCATGACTGCTCGCTGTGCCTTCTTATGgtgaactgaaaacaaactcTTCTGTCTCCAGACCCACATGGGACTGCTGACACTGCTGCAGGATTTGCTTTGCAGGCACAAGTACATACAGATGGAATTGCTCTTGCTCCTGCCTTTTGCCACAACCAGAAGTAGTGGGAAAATCTGAGATGAAACAGCTTCTGCTAACATACCTGTAAGCGAGCAGCAACCTGAAGCCCCTGGGCTTGCTCTGATTCCTTTAATTccaagaaaacagtaaaatactaaaatgctttctttatgGAGTTGAACATTGTGTGCCTTGCCCTCTTACTTCAGCAGTGTCATTCAGAAGCGAGCACAGTGGAATCAGTGGATGATGTTCAGACAAAGCTGATGTGAAAAGAGATTGAGACTCTGTCTGAGGTGAGACAGACGAATTGCAAGAGAGTAACGGAGAAATGCATGAGATGCATGAGTATCTAAAGGCTGAGCTTTTCAAACATGCTGGCTGAAACAATGAGGAAGATATGAAGCTTCATTTGCTGCCAACTTTTATAGCTCAgtacttgctttgtttttgctcAGTGAAATACAAGGCAGAATTAACTTGGTAACAGAACAAAGGCAAAAATTTGGGTAATTGTGTTAttgggaaagaataaaaataaaatacagatattaAGGAGGTATGAGTTTTCAACATGTCTGAATATTACGCACTGTTTTAGAAAGAACTTAAAGCCATGTTTAACTTTGTCAGTCCAGGTAGTAACAAAATAAGCTCTCCTTCCCTTCAAAGGGAACTAATAATGTGTGGTTCACTAAATGAGGATTTGATTTAATTGTGCAATACCACGGATACGCACACAAACCAGCTGTGGAAATACTGGGAACAGCCACCTCACGGTCCCTCCTTTGCCCTCCTTGgtatttctctcttcttctcgTTCAAGAGCAATTAATTCCTTCTTGTGAGTCCCTTTGGATTTGCAAGCACAAAGAGATTGTTCTTCTTTGTGCCTGTGTGTTTAACCCTTTTGAACATGCCTCTTTTTTTCAGATCTCTTCTTCCCACTTCTTTCTTTGTGTTCCTCCAGagaggaaaatgaggaaaaaaaacaagaaaagaaagcatgtGTTCGCCACGTGGCTAGTTGCTCTCCCCATGTCTATGACCAGACGTGTGCACTGCACGCTGCTTGCAATCCCAGTCCAGCCTTTTCTTCTGCCATAATGAATTGCTGGTGATTTTGCTATGCAAAAAATACTGTATTCGGAAGAGGCACTCAGTTTTACCCATTCTATATATGAATGTTTGGCATTGGCATGCGAGTGAACGATAGCTCACAAAATAGACAAATGTTTGTGGTTTTCTGTGCACATTTGCATGTTGTGAAATTGGTTGCTCCATGAAATAACTAAAACGTTGGTAACTTTAGAAAAGGACtaaataaaaggtaaaaatgTGAAGAAGTACCTAATTACCATCAGTTTTGCTTGTGAAGTGACAAGGACAAGAACATTTCTCTACAGTATGAATttagaaaagctgctttttt
It encodes:
- the LOC106014932 gene encoding growth-regulated alpha protein-like, encoding MLAEAVSSQIFPLLLVVAKGRSKSNSICMYLCLQSKSCSSVSSPMWVWRQKSLFSVHHKKAQRAVMDTKIAISLLILAFMGNFPEMMLAAELRCHCIRNVRRLMLPKHLANVEIIPKGPHCKAVEIIATLKNSQQICLDPQAKWVKMIINRILHSSAKKQHQ